A single window of Magnetococcus marinus MC-1 DNA harbors:
- the radC gene encoding RadC family protein: MAQENPKKTTKTKLHGGHRDRLRNRFAQEGLDGFEDHQILELALFYALPRRDTNPIAHRLMQRFGSLSAVMEADPVDLATVEGMGETAALFITMLPALTRRYQHDAATRNKTPLNRADNVRDYLVPLMAGRTEEVFYVLCLDAQCRLLFPALVTEGTIRQAHVHPRQVVELVIRHKAAHVILAHNHPSGNPKASQDDILLTSHLMQALNPIDVQVLDHLIIAGEKVFSFASAGMMPKQRVR, translated from the coding sequence ATGGCCCAAGAAAATCCTAAAAAAACGACAAAAACCAAGCTGCACGGCGGTCACCGTGACCGGCTGCGCAATCGCTTTGCCCAAGAGGGCTTAGACGGCTTTGAAGATCATCAAATTTTGGAATTGGCCCTGTTCTACGCCCTGCCCCGCCGCGATACCAACCCCATCGCCCACCGCCTCATGCAACGCTTTGGCTCTCTCTCCGCCGTGATGGAGGCCGACCCCGTGGATTTAGCCACGGTCGAAGGTATGGGCGAAACCGCCGCACTCTTTATTACCATGCTGCCCGCCCTCACCCGACGCTACCAACATGATGCCGCCACACGCAATAAAACCCCCCTAAACCGTGCCGATAACGTGCGTGACTACCTTGTGCCCTTAATGGCCGGACGTACCGAAGAGGTCTTTTATGTGCTCTGCCTCGATGCCCAGTGTCGGCTGCTCTTTCCGGCCCTCGTCACCGAAGGCACCATACGCCAAGCCCACGTGCACCCCAGACAAGTGGTCGAGTTGGTCATACGTCACAAAGCCGCCCATGTTATTTTGGCCCACAACCACCCCTCGGGTAATCCCAAAGCCTCGCAGGATGACATCTTGCTAACCAGCCATTTAATGCAGGCGCTCAATCCCATTGATGTGCAGGTGCTGGATCATCTGATTATTGCAGGAGAGAAGGTTTTTAGTTTTGCCAGCGCAGGCATGATGCCCAAACAACGGGTTCGCTAA
- the dnaB gene encoding replicative DNA helicase — MEESPPFRDEAPPPMDEPFYAEEGLHEAGLHGQAMAMEPLNSGSPLGQDPDAPKKRATWSREAEQSVLGAILLDNHVMDSVADALDVDDFYMGAHRKIYQAMLDLLERGEPLDPVVIRQYLERSDELDSVGGPVYLAELLNTVPTAANAKAYARMVRDKALLRGLAQTATEVVERCHTSEAPVDQILEEAEQKIFQLGESKDSRRSTYHDMRSIMVPVFEKIELLMEQQKAVTGVATGFIDLDQQLAGCQPSDLIILAGRPSMGKTALAMNIAANAALHHREAVGVFSLEMSKEQLAMRMLASEARMDAQAMRIGKIATSDYQKLTNTATLLSEAPIYIDDTPAISITALRAKARRLKRDKGLKLIVVDYLQLMRGSSNTDNRVQEISQISQGLKAIAKEMSVPVIALSQLSRSVEQRPDKRPILSDLRESGSIEQDADVVMFVFREEYYKREDIDLKGKAEVIIAKQRNGPVGVVKLAFQNQFTRFENFANRQEY, encoded by the coding sequence ATGGAAGAGAGCCCCCCGTTTAGGGACGAAGCGCCCCCCCCTATGGATGAGCCATTCTATGCTGAGGAGGGGCTGCATGAGGCTGGTTTGCATGGGCAAGCGATGGCGATGGAGCCGTTAAACAGTGGTTCGCCGCTGGGGCAGGATCCGGATGCGCCGAAGAAGCGGGCCACATGGTCGCGTGAGGCGGAGCAGTCGGTTTTGGGGGCGATTTTACTGGATAACCATGTCATGGATTCGGTGGCGGATGCCCTGGATGTCGATGATTTTTACATGGGTGCGCATCGTAAGATTTATCAAGCGATGTTGGATCTGTTGGAGCGGGGCGAGCCGCTGGATCCGGTGGTTATTCGTCAATATTTAGAGCGTTCGGATGAGTTGGATTCGGTGGGGGGTCCGGTTTATCTGGCGGAGTTGTTGAATACGGTACCCACAGCGGCCAACGCCAAGGCGTATGCGCGCATGGTGCGGGACAAGGCGTTATTACGGGGTTTGGCGCAGACGGCGACGGAGGTGGTGGAGCGGTGTCACACCAGTGAAGCGCCGGTGGATCAGATTTTGGAGGAGGCGGAGCAGAAGATTTTTCAGTTGGGGGAGTCCAAGGATAGCCGTCGTTCGACTTATCATGATATGCGTTCGATTATGGTCCCGGTTTTTGAGAAAATTGAGCTGCTTATGGAGCAGCAGAAGGCTGTGACGGGGGTAGCCACGGGATTTATTGATTTGGATCAGCAGTTGGCGGGGTGTCAGCCGTCGGATTTGATTATTTTGGCGGGGCGTCCATCCATGGGCAAGACGGCGTTGGCGATGAACATAGCGGCCAATGCGGCGTTGCATCATCGGGAGGCGGTGGGGGTTTTTTCGTTGGAGATGTCTAAGGAGCAGTTAGCGATGCGTATGTTAGCCTCTGAGGCGAGGATGGATGCGCAGGCGATGCGGATTGGCAAGATTGCGACGAGTGATTATCAAAAATTAACCAACACGGCGACGTTATTGTCGGAGGCTCCCATCTATATTGATGATACGCCGGCGATTTCCATTACGGCGTTGCGGGCGAAGGCGCGACGGTTAAAGCGGGACAAGGGGTTAAAGTTAATAGTGGTGGACTATTTACAGTTGATGCGGGGGAGCAGCAACACGGATAATCGGGTTCAGGAGATTTCGCAGATTAGTCAGGGGTTAAAGGCGATTGCCAAGGAGATGTCGGTACCGGTGATTGCATTGTCGCAGTTATCGCGTTCGGTGGAGCAGAGGCCGGACAAGCGGCCTATTTTATCGGATTTGCGGGAGTCGGGTAGTATTGAGCAGGATGCGGATGTGGTGATGTTTGTTTTTCGTGAGGAGTATTACAAGCGGGAGGATATTGATTTAAAGGGCAAGGCTGAGGTTATTATTGCCAAGCAGCGGAATGGTCCGGTTGGTGTGGTTAAGTTAGCGTTTCAGAATCAGTTTACCCGTTTTGAGAATTTTGCCAATCGGCAGGAGTATTAG